From one Lycium barbarum isolate Lr01 chromosome 6, ASM1917538v2, whole genome shotgun sequence genomic stretch:
- the LOC132645413 gene encoding probable serine/threonine-protein kinase WNK10, with protein MPITSKIVPHAIGILFLRGIYQHAKLSSFSRHHLKNTLLSFNSWQLVLLWVVFVLLVFPFSFYSFVIFVWLIAGMSFGGGSGSSYHSGNGTIVGSPLRHSSSNKGFFGSSANERPVHQVDYIEKDPKGRYVRYSEVLGKGAFKTVYKAFDLLDGIEVAWSRVKVEDVLQSPDNLGKLYAEIHLLRQLKHDNIMKFCDSWIDDKKRTVNMITELFTSGNLRQYRKKYRTVDMKAIKNWARQILQGLDYLHGQNPPIIHRDLKCDNIFVNGNHGEIKIGDLGLATIMEQPIVKSVIGTPEFMAPELYEEEYNELVDIYSFGMCMLELVTFEYPYSECKNPAQIFKKVSSGVKPASLGKVSDPQIKGFIEKCLVPASQRLPAKDLLKDPFLQFENLNEPIHSLLQSPYQSPRSLSSLKSAPHSMDVDSEYNQSVYTDSHCGSPCAPTLEFQRFHQNNEFKLTGKKNDENSVSLTLRIKSPSGRVRNIHFNFYLYADTALSVAAEMVEQLQLDDHDVDFIADFIDYSIMKMLPSWKPSDYHSSRGRSQREEALENYLTSSPIPPTSNARQDNIPVLNMNNQISSTSNGTSCHVTFASPSHLANVIDEESQGSVASEVMGKNSSLKSSFGFGDYFTDVVSKGSSGNLSEMDFMGLFHDECKSQGNVGDYVECMEFGKNMEVTLTDTNGASKCMSLSSSCSFLSLVEKDEDTELKLELDTIESQYQQCFQELSRMKLEALEACRKRWSTKKKLAGN; from the exons ATGCCGATCACGTCGAAGATTGTTCCACACGCGATCGGCATTCTTTTCTTACGAGGCATTTACCAGCATGCAAAGTTGTCATCTTTTTCTAGGCACCATTTGAAGAATACGTTGCTCTCCTTCAATTCCTGGCAGCTAGTACTGCTTTGGGTTGTCTTTGTTCTTCTTGttttccctttctctttttaTTCCTTTGTTATATTTGTTTGGTTGATTGCGGGAATGAGTTTCGGGGGTGGATCAGGATCTTCTTATCATTCTGGAAATGGAACTATAGTTGGAAGCCCTTTGCGGCATTCTTCGAGTAACAAAGGTTTTTTTGGTTCATCTGCTAATGAGCGACCGGTTCACCAAGTTGATTATATTGAGAAAGACCCCAAGGGTCGATATGTTCGG TACAGTGAAGTGTTGGGCAAGGGAGCATTCAAGACTGT CTACAAGGCATTTGACTTGCTTGATGGTATTGAAGTTGCATGGAGCCGAGTGAAAGTCGAAGATGTTTTGCAGTCACCTGACAATTTGGGAAAGTTGTATGCGGAGATTCATCTTCTTCGACAATTGAAACATGACAATATAATGAAGTTCTGTGATTCTTGGATTGATGATAAGAAGAGAACAGTTAACATGATCACCGAACTCTTCACATCTGGGAATCTGAGGCA ATACCGTAAGAAGTATAGAACTGTTGATATGAAGGCAATAAAGAATTGGGCAAGGCAAATACTTCAAGGGTTAGACTATCTTCACGGTCAGAACCCTCCTATAATTCATCGGGACTTGAAATGTGACAACATATTTGTCAATGGAAATCATGGAGAAATTAAGATTGGGGACCTTGGATTGGCTACTATTATGGAGCAGCCTATTGTTAAGAGTGTTATTG GGACCCCGGAATTCATGGCTCCGGAGCTTTATGAAGAAGAATACAATGAACTAGTTGACATATATTCCTTTGGAATGTGTATGTTGGAATTAGTAACCTTTGAATATCCTTACAGTGAATGCAAAAATCCTGCTCAAATCTTTAAGAAAGTTAGCTCG GGTGTTAAACCTGCTTCCCTCGGAAAAGTTAGTGATCCCCAAATCAAAGGATTCATCGAGAAATGCCTGGTTCCTGCTTCTCAGAGGTTGCCTGCCAAGGACCTTCTCAAAGATCCATTTCTTCAATTTGAGAATTTAAACGAGCCGATCCATAGTCTGTTGCAGTCACCTTACCAAAGTCCAAGATCATTAAGTTCATTGAAATCTGCACCTCATTCAATGGATGTTGATTCCGAGTATAACCAATCAGTATATACAGACTCCCATTGTGGAAGTCCTTGTGCTCCGACTTTGGAATTCCAGAGGTTTCATCAGAATAATGAATTTAAATTGACAGGTAAGAAGAATGACGAGAACTCAGTTTCATTGACCTTGCGAATTAAAAGCCCTTCAG GAAGAGTAAGGAATATACACTTCAACTTCTATCTCTATGCTGACACCGCACTCTCAGTTGCGGCTGAGATGGTTGAACAATTGCAACTAGATGATCATGATGTAGATTTTATTGCTGACTTCATTGACTATTCAATAATGAAAATGTTGCCTAGTTGGAAGCCTTCTGATTATCACTCTAGTAGAGGGAGAAGTCAAAGAGAAGAGGCTCTAGAGAATTACCTAACCTCGTCGCCCATCCCTCCCACATCTAATGCTCGACAAGATAATATTCCGGTTCTCAATATGAACAACCAAATTAGCAGTACTTCAAATGGCACTTCTTGTCATGTTACTTTTGCTTCCCCTTCGCATTTGGCAAATGTGATAGATGAAGAATCTCAAGGTTCAGTTGCTTCTGAAGTTATGGGAAAAAATTCTTCTCTAAAGAGTTCATTTGGATTTGGAGATTACTTTACAGATGTAGTTTCTAAAGGTTCTAGTGGAAACTTATCGGAGATGGATTTCATGGGCTTGTTTCATGATGAATGTAAGTCTCAGGGAAACGTTGGGGATTATGTAGAATGCATGGAATTTGGAAAGAATATGGAAGTGACCTTAACGGATACGAATGGAGCTTCTAAATGCATGAGTTTGTCAAGCAGTTGTTCATTTTTATCGTTAGTAGAGAAAGATGAGGACACTGAGTTAAAGTTAGAGCTTGACACAATTgaatcacaatatcaacaatgcTTTCAAGAACTCTCAAGAATGAAACTGGAGGCATTAGAAGCGTGCAGGAAAAGATGGAGCACAAAGAAAAAGTTGGCAGGTAATTGA
- the LOC132645415 gene encoding serine/arginine-rich splicing factor RS31-like isoform X2, which produces MRPLFVGNIEFDTRQSELERLFTKYGRIERVDMKSGFAFVYFEDERDAADAIRSLDNMPFGYDKRRLSVEWAKGERGRPRDDSKVATNQRPTRTLFVINFDPIRTRVRDIERHFEPYGKILNVRIRRNFAFVQFENQEDATKALECTHMSEILDRVVSVEYALRDDGERGDKYDSPRRDYGRHGDGPYRRSPSPIYRRGRPSPDYGRPRSPAYNKYSGPSYDRYRSPEYGRYRRSPVRRSRT; this is translated from the exons ATGAGGCCCTTATTCGTAGGAAATATTGAGTTTGATACACGTCAATCTGAACTGGAACGATTGTTTACCAAATATGGAAGAATCGAGCGTGTTGACATGAAATCTG GCTTTGCGTTTGTCTACTTTGAGGATGAGCGTGATGCAGCTGATGCCATCCGTAGTCTTGACAACATGCCATTTGGGTATGACAAGCGCCGGTTATCAGTGGAATGGGCAAAG GGTGAGCGTGGTAGACCTCGTGATGACTCCAAGGTTGCAACAAACCAAAGACCAACAAGAACTTTGTTTGTCATTAACTTTGACCCTATCCGCACTAGGGTGCGTGACATAGAAAGACACTTTGAACCATATGGGAAGATCCTTAATGTTCGCATACGTCGTAATTTTGCGTTTGTGCAGTTTGAAAATCAGGAAGATGCCACAAAAGCCTTGGAGTGTACACACATGAG TGAGATCCTTGACAGAGTTGTTTCTGTAGAGTATGCTTTGAGGGATGATGGTGAGAGGGGGGACAAGTATGATAGTCCCAGAAGAGATTATGGGAGGCATGGTGATGGTCCTTACCGAAGGTCACCAAGCCCAATATACCGCAGGGGTCGACCTAGTCCTGATTATGGCCGTCCTCGTAGCCCTGCTTATAACAAATATAGTGGTCCGTCATATGATCGATACAGGAGTCCAGAGTATGGGAGGTATCGCAG GTCTCCTGTTCGGAGGTCAAGAACTTGA
- the LOC132645415 gene encoding serine/arginine-rich splicing factor RS31-like isoform X1 — protein sequence MRPLFVGNIEFDTRQSELERLFTKYGRIERVDMKSGFAFVYFEDERDAADAIRSLDNMPFGYDKRRLSVEWAKGERGRPRDDSKVATNQRPTRTLFVINFDPIRTRVRDIERHFEPYGKILNVRIRRNFAFVQFENQEDATKALECTHMSEILDRVVSVEYALRDDGERGDKYDSPRRDYGRHGDGPYRRSPSPIYRRGRPSPDYGRPRSPAYNKYSGPSYDRYRSPEYGRYRSRSPVRRSRT from the exons ATGAGGCCCTTATTCGTAGGAAATATTGAGTTTGATACACGTCAATCTGAACTGGAACGATTGTTTACCAAATATGGAAGAATCGAGCGTGTTGACATGAAATCTG GCTTTGCGTTTGTCTACTTTGAGGATGAGCGTGATGCAGCTGATGCCATCCGTAGTCTTGACAACATGCCATTTGGGTATGACAAGCGCCGGTTATCAGTGGAATGGGCAAAG GGTGAGCGTGGTAGACCTCGTGATGACTCCAAGGTTGCAACAAACCAAAGACCAACAAGAACTTTGTTTGTCATTAACTTTGACCCTATCCGCACTAGGGTGCGTGACATAGAAAGACACTTTGAACCATATGGGAAGATCCTTAATGTTCGCATACGTCGTAATTTTGCGTTTGTGCAGTTTGAAAATCAGGAAGATGCCACAAAAGCCTTGGAGTGTACACACATGAG TGAGATCCTTGACAGAGTTGTTTCTGTAGAGTATGCTTTGAGGGATGATGGTGAGAGGGGGGACAAGTATGATAGTCCCAGAAGAGATTATGGGAGGCATGGTGATGGTCCTTACCGAAGGTCACCAAGCCCAATATACCGCAGGGGTCGACCTAGTCCTGATTATGGCCGTCCTCGTAGCCCTGCTTATAACAAATATAGTGGTCCGTCATATGATCGATACAGGAGTCCAGAGTATGGGAGGTATCGCAG CAGGTCTCCTGTTCGGAGGTCAAGAACTTGA